One region of Candidatus Polarisedimenticolaceae bacterium genomic DNA includes:
- a CDS encoding cytochrome c biogenesis protein CcdA encodes METLNEWGYHLSQTLQAQLQAGSVGAVFVVFAAGVLTSLTPCVYPMIPVTVTYIGGAAGGNRRRAVALSVTYVLGLSLMYATLGVVASLLGKIFGEFTRSPWVFGAVGLVIMALGLSMLDVFTIPALMTSVQGQGARRGGFAGAALMGVAAGFVAAPCTAPVLGLLLAYVGQKQNVAWGATLLFVFALGLGLLLMLLGIFSGLLTSLPRGGAWMDRIKKGFGIAMILIGAGFLWKAIDLWRHMGGRA; translated from the coding sequence GTGGAGACCCTCAACGAGTGGGGCTACCACCTGAGCCAGACGCTCCAGGCGCAGCTCCAGGCCGGCTCGGTGGGCGCCGTGTTCGTCGTCTTCGCGGCCGGCGTCCTCACCAGCCTGACGCCCTGCGTCTACCCGATGATCCCGGTGACGGTCACCTACATCGGCGGGGCCGCCGGAGGGAACCGCCGGCGCGCCGTGGCGCTGTCGGTCACGTACGTCCTCGGACTCTCGCTCATGTACGCGACCCTCGGCGTCGTCGCGTCGCTCCTCGGCAAGATCTTCGGAGAGTTCACACGCTCGCCTTGGGTCTTCGGCGCCGTGGGGCTCGTCATCATGGCGCTCGGCCTCTCGATGCTCGACGTCTTCACGATCCCGGCGCTCATGACCAGCGTGCAGGGCCAGGGCGCCAGGCGCGGCGGGTTCGCCGGCGCTGCCCTGATGGGGGTCGCGGCCGGGTTCGTCGCCGCCCCGTGCACGGCGCCGGTCCTGGGCCTCCTCCTCGCGTACGTGGGCCAGAAACAGAACGTCGCGTGGGGTGCGACGCTCCTTTTCGTGTTCGCCCTGGGGCTCGGTTTGCTCCTGATGCTCCTGGGCATATTTTCTGGACTGCTGACGAGCCTGCCGCGGGGCGGGGCATGGATGGACCGCATCAAGAAGGGGTTCGGCATCGCGATGATCCTGATCGGCGCTGGGTTCCTATGGAAAGCCATCGACCTCTGGAGGCACATGGGGGGTCGCGCATGA
- the trxA gene encoding thioredoxin — protein sequence MSEIVNATDQNFDAEVLKSASPVLVDFSAVWCGPCKKLEPIVHEIAADYGARLKVVKVDVDSAPGTAAKFGVFSVPTLMIFRGGQVKDQVVGVLSKKALADRVDKVL from the coding sequence ATGAGCGAGATCGTCAATGCGACCGACCAGAACTTCGACGCCGAGGTCTTGAAGAGCGCCTCGCCGGTGCTCGTCGACTTCTCCGCCGTCTGGTGCGGGCCGTGCAAGAAGCTCGAGCCGATCGTCCACGAGATCGCGGCCGATTACGGCGCGCGCCTCAAGGTCGTGAAGGTCGACGTCGATTCCGCCCCCGGAACCGCGGCGAAGTTCGGGGTCTTCTCGGTGCCGACGCTCATGATCTTCCGCGGCGGCCAGGTCAAGGACCAGGTCGTCGGCGTTCTCTCGAAGAAGGCGCTGGCGGACAGGGTCGACAAGGTTCTCTAG